ACGGTTCCGTCGCGCATTCGAACGTCGACGCAACATTCATCCGAGTTCGTGTAGTCCGTCAAGCAATTTTGGATGAACGACGCCAGTCGGCCTTCACCCCGAAACGACGGCGTAAGTCGAAACAGCCGTGCCAGATATTCTCGGAGAGCCAAACGCAGCTTACCCATCATCATTTTACCCGAGCGTGAACTCGGGCAGCCTCACGATCTCGCCCCCCTTCTCCGCCGATTGGTGCGCGCAGATCCCCACGCACGTCCAGTTCGCCGCGGTAACCCCGTTCGGCCACGGGTCGCGGTTTTCCACCAAGGCCGAAATCATCTCGTTCACCATGTGCGGATGCGAGCCGCCGTGCCCGCCCCCCTGGATGAACGAAAGATGTTCGGCGTCCTGAATGTGCTGCGGTAGCGTGAACTTGCGGATCGGTTCGGGTAGCAGGTGCGCGAAGTCCGGCACCGTCACCTTTTCCGGAATCTCCGGCTCCGGCTTCTTGGCCGTGTGGATGATGTGCGGCTCGTGCTCCACCAGCGTCCACTCGAAACTCCGCTTCGTGCCGTACACGTCGAAGCTCTCGCGGTATTGCCGGGCGACGTCGTAGAGAAATCGCCAGATGTGGGCCGTAACGTCGGAGTCCTTCAACTTGATGTGGCAGCTCTCCACCGCGAATCGGTTGCCGCTCTTCTTGGCGATGTCGTCGCGCACCTTGCCGCTGCCGAAGCAACTGACGTATTCCGCCTTGGCGTCCAACAGTCCCAGGCACGGGCTCACCACGTGCGTGGCGTAGTGCATCGGAATCATCCGCTGCCAGTAGTCCGGCCAGCCGTCCATGTCTTGCGGGTGCGAGGCCGCCAGGTGCTGAATCGTGCCGAGTTCCCCCTTGCGGTACATGTCGCGGATGTACAAAAACTCGCGGCTATAGACGACCGTTTCGGCCATCATGTACTTCAGCCCGGTCTGCTTCACCAGGTCGACGATCTCCCGGCACTGCTCCACGGTCGTGGCCATCGGCACCGTGCACATCACGTGTTTGCC
The sequence above is a segment of the Planctomycetia bacterium genome. Coding sequences within it:
- a CDS encoding Gfo/Idh/MocA family oxidoreductase, encoding FGAEFIPIYQAHPQAQIAAICQRNRQKMDEVGKRFGIETRYENYADLLKDPAVDFVHINSPIGDHAPMSIAALKAGKHVMCTVPMATTVEQCREIVDLVKQTGLKYMMAETVVYSREFLYIRDMYRKGELGTIQHLAASHPQDMDGWPDYWQRMIPMHYATHVVSPCLGLLDAKAEYVSCFGSGKVRDDIAKKSGNRFAVESCHIKLKDSDVTAHIWRFLYDVARQYRESFDVYGTKRSFEWTLVEHEPHIIHTAKKPEPEIPEKVTVPDFAHLLPEPIRKFTLPQHIQDAEHLSFIQGGGHGGSHPHMVNEMISALVENRDPWPNGVTAANWTCVGICAHQSAEKGGEIVRLPEFTLG